In Silene latifolia isolate original U9 population chromosome X, ASM4854445v1, whole genome shotgun sequence, the following proteins share a genomic window:
- the LOC141617378 gene encoding uncharacterized protein LOC141617378, with product MGSFKQIAHTMGSFKQAYTADCWLASDKEYSVSTGYQWLRQIHPPVPWRHVCWNALNILKCSFIFWAVQLQRLLTQDRMLHIGFGQTTLCYLCATDDESHSHLFYQWSFSKKCVDLLQNALGVRFQPELLSQWYSTGGARSQLQRRVICACHVSLTYTIWKVRNKARLEHFVFWPWKIIQIVIKDIISRFWARIRSPVKLRDQTWLLQLSKL from the coding sequence ATGGGGTCCTTTAAGCAAATTGCTCACACAATGGGGTCCTTTAAGCAAGCCTATACTGCAGACTGTTGGTTAGCTTCAGACAAGGAATATTCTGTTTCAACTGGGTACCAATGGCTCAGACAGATACATCCTCCTGTGCCATGGAGACATGTGTGCTGGAATGCCCTTAACATTCTTAAGTGTTCATTCATCTTCTGGGCAGTGCAGTTACAGAGACTTCTCACTCAGGATAGAATGCTGCATATAGGGTTTGGACAGACTACTTTATGCTATCTTTGTGCTACTGATGATGAGAGCCATAGTCATCTGTTTTATCAATGGTCTTTTAGTAAGAAATGTGTGGATTTGCTGCAGAATGCTCTTGGTGTCAGATTTCAACCTGAACTTCTGAGCCAGTGGTATTCTACAGGGGGAGCTAGGAGTCAGCTTCAAAGACGTGTGATTTGTGCTTGCCATGTGAGCCTTACTTATACTATTTGGAAAGTAAGGAACAAAGCACGGTTGGAACATTTTGTGTTTTGGCCGTGGAAGATTATTCAGATTGTCATTAAGGATATTATCTCTCGTTTTTGGGCTCGAATAAGGTCACCTGTTAAGCTTAGGGATCAAACCTGGCTTCTTCAGTTGTCTAAGTTATAG